In Plasmodium chabaudi chabaudi strain AS genome assembly, chromosome: 10, a single genomic region encodes these proteins:
- a CDS encoding glutathione S-transferase, putative, which produces MTDNIVLYYFDARGKAELIRLIFAYLQVKYTDIRFGVNGDAFAEFNNFKKEKEIPFNQVPILEIGGLILAQSQAIVRYLSKKYNISGNGELNEFYADMIFCGVQDIHYKFNNTNLFKQNETTFLNEELPKWSGYFEKLLQKNNTNYFVGDTITYADLAVFNLYDDIESKYPNCLKNFPLLKAHTELISNIPNIKHYIANRKESVY; this is translated from the exons ATGACGGACAACATCGTActgtattattttgatgcaag GGGTAAAGCTGAATTGATTAGACttatttttgcatatttacAAGTTAAGTATACAGATATAAGATTTGGAGTAAATGGTGATGCATTTGCAGAATTTAATaactttaaaaaagaaaaggaaaTTCCTTTTAATCAAGTCCCTATATTAGAAATAGGAGGTTTAATATTAGCTCAAAGTCAAGCTATAGTTCgatatttatcaaaaaaatataatataagtgGGAATGGTgaattaaatgaattttatGCAGATATGATATTTTGTGGTGTACAAGatattcattataaatttaataatacaaatttatttaaacaaaatgaaactacttttttaaatgaagaaTTACCTAAATGGTCAGGCTATTTTGAAAAacttttacaaaaaaataatacgaATTATTTTGTAGGTGATACTATAACATATGCAGACTTAGCggtttttaatttatatgatgaTATAGAATCAAAATATCCaaattgtttaaaaaattttccatTGCTAAAAGCTCATACTGAACTTATAAGTAATATCCCcaatataaaacattatatTGCTAATAGAAAAGAAAGTGTCTATTAA
- a CDS encoding thioredoxin-like protein, putative yields MIKILFYFIFQVFIISAINVNSLKHKYFSTISHVGLPLALQANNQRKFSYIDLRRDRREDSRGNLLGSNGNSNGVSFLGLMGLTGLSVPLIFASLVVYNRLVNNSKNLSDSEKILGRYLYKHDETIVPKIIYDNDKSFNIFYIITSIYYNLLAYVNFYINAKKVSTKENVNDYTILFFHSYNVDKFLQSRNIKTYVDRLKETYQQINKNNNVNIVYVPLDNKILFNIKHFGLMNNWYSVTFNDKQQVLKLIKNYNIMNIPTMVLLDKNMNVINDNINYLLLYNSKDFPYENTNSLTYINNIYDKNNNQHNFKKLNSDYVIFYFNNNKENKEDIETLVKIKNKLSKNNIKLDIIFVKDIERNPEKTSPNQVNPIDAKNNNELKDEIKEDEKSNEQTDKDEQKKAENSDVNQKKSYMNEVYHLGKEENNSIYKLLLYDTFDVTFKPIGVLVNKKGKILNKYINVSKKNNDISNFILNNHKSLKEKVNENNYMYKYDNISNLNNLNVFAPIFILFVDKLDFNLIDKYNELIEIYNKNRKGKKINFYFVLNDDKKYEALKNLCSVNNTTQVAILDLFNQKLFKENVNNINIIQNADGKIDIDKDNFFKFLNSFYSDDLYSSPIVLTKPSP; encoded by the exons atgataaaaatattattttattttatttttcaagtttttataatttctgCCATAAATGTTAATTCA CTTaagcataaatatttttcaacaaTCAGCCATGTGGGCTTGCCGTTAGCTCTTCAGGCGAACAACCAAAGAAA atTTTCCTATATAGACCTGAGGAGAGACAGAAGAGAAGATAGCAGAGGAAATCTTTTAGGTAGCAATGGAAATTCGAATGGTGTGAGTTTTTTAGGGCTTATGGGCTTAACAGGACTTTCCGTTCCTCTGATTTTTGCAAGTCTAGTGGTATATAATAGGTTAGTAAACAATAGTAAAAATTTAAGTGATTCAGAAAAGATACTGGGaagatatttatataaacatgaTGAGACTATCGTaccaaaaattatatatgataacgataaatcatttaatatattttatataataactagtatatattataatttattagcatatgtaaatttttatataaatgcaaaaaaGGTTAGTACAAAGGAAAATGTAAATGATTATacgatattatttttccacTCATATAATGTCgataaatttttacaatcccgaaatattaaaacatatgTAGACAGATTAAAAGAAACATATCAAcagataaataaaaataataatgtgaATATTGTTTATGTACCAttagataataaaatattatttaatataaaacattttggCTTGATGAATAATTGGTATAGTGTAACATTTAATGATAAACAAcaagttttaaaattaataaaaaattataatattatgaatataccTACTATGGTATTattagataaaaatatgaatgttataaatgataatataaattatttattattatataatagtaaAGATTTTCCatatgaaaatacaaatagtttgacatatataaataatatatatgacaaaaataataatcaacataattttaaaaaattaaattcaGATTACgttattttctattttaataataataaagaaaataaagaagacATCGAAACGTTagttaaaattaaaaataagttatcaaaaaataatataaaattagatatcatttttgtaaaagaTATCGAAAGAAACCCAGAAAAGACAAGTCCTAATCAAGTCAATCCTATTgatgcaaaaaataataatgaactCAAGGATGAAATTAAAGAAGATGAAAAAAGTAATGAACAAACTGATAAGGATGAGCAAAAAAAAGCGGAAAATTCGGAtgtaaatcaaaaaaaaagttatatgAATGAAGTATACCATTTAGGAaaggaagaaaataattcgaTTTACAAACTTTTGCTTTATGACACATTTGATGTTACATTTAAACCTATAGGTGTTTTAGTTAATAAGAagggaaaaatattaaataaatatattaatgtcagtaaaaaaaataatgatatatcaaattttatattgaataatcataaaagtttaaaagaaaaagttaatgaaaataattatatgtataaatatgataatattagtaatttaaataatttaaatgtatttgctcctattttcattttatttgtcGACAAGTTagattttaatttaatagaTAAATACAATGAAttaatagaaatatataataaaaatagaaaaggaaaaaaaattaatttttatttcgtacttaatgatgataaaaaatatgaagcTTTGAAAAATCTATGTTCAGTTAATAATACGACACAAGTTGCTATTTTAGATTTGTTTaatcaaaaattatttaaagaaaatgttaataatattaatattatacaaaatgcCGATGGAAAAATTGATATAGACAAGGacaacttttttaaatttctCAACAGTTTTTATAGCGACGATTTATATTCATCACCCATCGTTTTAACAAAGCCATCTCCATAA